GCGCGAGGCCCCAGAAGCAAGTACTATGGTAAGGACAACAGGAAGGCCCTCGGGAATTACTGACACAAAAAGGGCTGCTAGTAACAGCATGATATCTGTTATACTCTTACCTTGGTATAGTGCTACAACTAACAGCAACCCACATAAGACAAAAGCACCTATAACGATTGAGCGAGATAATTTTTGAAACTGTTTTTTAAGCGGCGTTTCTGTATCAATAGTTTGAATTACTTTTTGAATAGTACCAATATAAGTAGAAAGACCTGTGGCAACTACTACTGCTAGTCCATTACCAGACACTACAGGAGTTCCTGCAAATACCATAGTATACTGTTCATACAAAGGTGTATTTTCTGGCAACATACCAACCTTTTTTTCAACAGCAAATGATTCACCTGTCAAAACAGCTTCATCAATTTTAAGATTATACGCTTGAAGTAAACGAGCATCAGCTGGGATACTTTCACCATCTTGAATAAATAAAATATCCCCAGGCACCAAAAAGCGTGTATCAATTATTTGCTGCGTACCATCACGCATAACGGTACACGTATTTGCTGAATATTTTTTTAAACTATTAAGTAAATTACTTGCTCGCCCTTCTTGAAAAGCTCCAATAAGAGCATTAAAAACTAGTATAAAAGCTATAACAAAAGCATCGACGCGATGACCAATAAAAAGCATTAAAAAAGCAGATACGAGCAATATATACACTAAAGGGCTCTTAAACTGCCGCAATACAAGTATAAGCCATGGCTCAGATTTCTGATGCAATAACTCATTAAGCCCATACTCTTTTAAACGCTTATCTACTTGTGCTTGTGTCAAGCCACGTTGCCTATCAACATTATAAAGCACCATAAGATCTTCAAGCGTAACTGCATAATACTTCATTCTACTCTCCTAGTTAATCACTATTTAAAGAAACTTTAGCAATTAACAGCTAATCTAAGCAACAGTCTATACACTTGCAACTAGTAGCCACTATTTTCTACAGTCTTAAAAACAGCTATAGCTACAAGATAGTGAATATTAGCTATCCAATTTTTTAATAATATTTCCAGCAGACACCCAGGTAAGCACTTGAGCTTCAGGCCATAATTGATTTGCATTGCCGCCATATACTACAAAGCTTTTAGAAAAAGAAGTAATATTTTTCAAGTATTTCAGCTGATCAAAGTGATATTGCTTACATATATCTGAAAGTATAAAAGATTCTACTAAGTTTCCTCACAAATTTTGAATATATGAAAGCAGCGTAGGCGCATGCTGAATTTCATCTAAAATCATACCTGACTCAGTAGGATATTCTTGAAGAAAAAGCCTTGGATCTGTATTTGCAAGATTACGCCTATCTAAATCTTCAAGTGAAATGTACCGATGGTTTGGAAACACACTCTGTACTAAAGTAGTTTTACCTGATTGCCGAGGGCCTAATACAGTAACAACAGGAAATTGTGCTGCTGCTTCTTTGAGAGATTCAGTTAACTGTCGAGCTATCATTTAATGCCTCTAGTGAGCTTTTTTAATATTTTCTGACAAATGGGGAATTCAATTCCCCATTTGTCAGAAAATAGAGATTTCAGCTTTTTAACAAGAAATTGCAATAAGTGTTTTGTCAATTACAAGCGTATTTGAGCATGCTTTAGTCTTGGAGCGCCCAATTAAGTTGCTCAAACTTAGAAGTTTTAGAAGAAAATGTAACAAGTATATCATCACAGGCCATGCCATTATTGGCTTTAACTACTTGTAACACGTAAATTGAACACTGACGTTTATTGAGATAGTCTTGCACTCTGCTTGTATGTTCTTGGTACTCAAGACCCAGTGAATAGCCCTTATAAGTCAACCAAGCATCTGCCAATTCAATATCTGATAACGGCCTTAGTATTAATAAAAAATCTGAGCTAGAAAGATGAGCAAGAGTATCTAACTCTTGTTGGGTATTTTTAATATGCACTAAAGCAGGAGCTTGGCAAAGTACTATTACTGGATTATTAAACTGGAGTTGTTTAAGCTTTTTTGCCTGATTCATACGCCAAGTATTAAGCTGTTTATCAGTAGCTACTACAAATTCTAAGTCTGACGGCAATGGCCATTGCTCTAAACTATCTATAACTATAACTGAACGTGCTGCACCCGTTTGTGCTTTAAGCTTACCTACTTGTGTTAAAATAACCTCTGCTGTTATCAAAGGGCATGTTTGCAAATCAAGTATAGTTATTCGTTCACCTAATGTTTTTAAAAGCTTAGCTGATGCTTCTAGCTGATGCTGCTCTTCTTGCGTAAAGTAGACACCCGATTTTGCCTGTTTATCACTGCCAAACAAGAGAGTAGTTAAGCTTATACCTGCTAAATAGCAACGCATCGCATATATAACTTCCTGAGTTGTCATTTCAAAGGTTACATAGACCAGACATGCTTCAGGATTGTGTATAAGAATATCGAGAGCATTTTGTATGCCAAGTCCTGTTTTATGTAGAGCAGGTGAGGCAGCTATTACTATAAGATTACGCATACCCGATAAGTAGTCATCAAGCAGGGGTAGTGACCGCTGCGGCAACCCAATAAATTCTTTACCACGATATGATAAGAGTATAGATTCATGCTCATCAAGTAATTTGCTTAGTCTGGGTACTTGAAGTATAGGATCAAATTCTACAGGTCTTGTTAGCTTTTCTGCTTCTTTAAGTATATAAGCATCAATAACTTCTGGTGAACCTTGGTGTGCTAACTGAAGTAGTTGTTGAACACGTTTTTGCTGCTCTTGTTTTTGTATAAAATTTTTACTGTGCTCATGCAAATTTTCCAGTGTTCTACCAGTTTCATAAGCAAGCTCTTGCCAGAGAAAGTCTAGATCAGCTTTACGTGCTTTATTAGTAATGGTACCAATAAAAGCTAGGGCTTCATCAATAAGAGCCACTAACTCAGCATCAGTCCATTGAGCCTCTTTTTTATGGCGAGATACCATACATTGCGCTTTATAGCGTAGCGCATGGATACGCAGAGCAATTAACTCTTGAAATGCACCTGAACCATAGATACTACAAAATTCATCTGGATCTTTTGCTCCACCTAAATAATGCGGCGGCATAACAAAAAGCTGCATATCAGTATTTATCAACTTATCTATATCATGCTCGGTCGCTTTACAGCCAGCTTCATCATTATCATAACACAGTGTAATTGACTGAGGGTTACGGTGCACCAAAGCTTGCATCTGCTCTTGAGAAATCCCCGCACTAGCTGTTGCTAGAGCATTGGTTATACTATGAGCCTTGAGTGCAAGGACATCAAAAAACCCTTCTACAATAATAATAGAATTACCTGTAAGCCATTGCCAACCAAAAGGCACAGCTTTGCTACCACCCTTTTCTGAGCTCATGAGCAAATATTTTTTACCCTCAGTATCACCAATAATGTGGCGAGCCCAAAAATTAATAATAATGCCTGCTAAATCTCGCCACGGATATACTATGCGCTCGTGCCAATCAGACCGGTAGATACCAGAATTAAGTATATCACTAGCAAGGTAACCCTTCTGCTCAAGTTGCTCTTTGATATACTCAGCACCTCTATAATAGCCAAACTCGTACTCAGACAACTGTTCTTGAGTCCAACCACGTTGCTCAAGGTACTCACGTGCCAGAGCTGCTTCGTCAGATAGCAAGCTCTCTTTAGTTAAAGCTAAAAAGTCTTGTAACAGTTTTTGCCGGCTATTTTGTACTAGAGGAACACGGACCTCTTCAGTATAATTTGGCTTTATAAACTCTACTCCAGCAATTTGGCATAATTTTTTAACTACTTGCACAAACTCCCGTCCACGGGGCACTCTACCGTCATTGATATACGCTGTTAAACTTACAAAATACCCACAACTATTTTTACGGTTACAGGAAAGAATTTCGCTGTTTTTATATAAAAAAGCTTCATGTTTTTTGCATTGAGGACAATCAGCAGTATAATGGTCACCCTTATCAACCAAATTAAGGTCATTAAAGACAAGCTTTTTATCAAGATACGGAAGCACAGCAGTTTGGTAAAATTGAAGTAAATTCACCGGGCATTTTCGCTTTTTTATGAGTCTTATGCTGTTTTTAAATATCCTAATACTAATCCAAATTACCTAAATAGACAAGATGTCACTAGTTTGATACAAATGCAGATATGACTATACACTATTATTTCAAATTTAAGAACTAAGACCAATTTACAAAAATTAAAAAGTCATTATAGTTAAATAGTAATTCTCTTTAATCTATTAATCCTCTTTACAGTTGGTAAAAAATGTCCGAAAATGCTTTTTTTAACAGACTTTGCCTACCGTTTTTTCTGCTTATGGGTAGTATATTGCCAGAGAATAGACTATGTGGCGCATTTACTAAAATAAACTTTTTTACTAATGACACACAACATATTTATTTATTTTCTGACGACCATAGTATACAAGAACCCCACGTTAACCAAGAGCAACTAAAGGCAGTTAAAGCACTATTAGACAAATATGAAACTAGCCCTACTATGAAATGCCTTATACTGGCTGAAATTCCTGCAACATGCGGACTTGGTTCATTATCTAATAGGTACACTATTTTAGCTGCCCTACCGTTTATTTTTAATTCTCTTAAGCTAAACAACACAACGCTTAAAAACTATGAAATACGTACCACTACTATACCTGTCATTCATCTTATACAACGAGCTGATAAGAATTTGCCTATTGACAACCTAACTTATTATACTCAAAATATCATTCTTACAAGCAATAACATAACATTTAATGACATTATTACAGAATATACTACTTGGTTTACCGCCATTACAGCTTTAAAAAATAGCCATCCTGCTAAAACAACAGCCCTATTTGATGAAAAATTAGAAGATAGCAAAGAATTTTTTGAGCAATTTAACAGTTTTTTACATGACAATAATATCAATGAATCTACTCTGGTAATTAATGCAATAGACCAACTAGCACACCGTGTATACGAGCAAGGACCCAATGCTTTTTATAGACTCGAATATCTACTACATGATATGATCAATCCATTACTTGATCTTTGGTTTTTTCATCACTTGATAAATGCGCGAGACTATAATTCACTTATAGTAATGGCTGGAGGCTATCATGCGACTGTTTTAACTGCACTACTCTTTCGTGCTGGATATTGTTATAAAGGTGCATATAACGCCAAAGATTGCTATCTTAAAGAATCGGAATTTGACCTAAATACATTACTACCAAGCTCCCTACTAAAATCAGTGCAAACTGCTATCTTAAAGCATCTAAGCTTCATTTAGACGCATTGCTGCGAAATTTCTGAAAAAATCATTGCTAACTGAATATTTGTTATTGTATTATTAAAATGCAGTCTCTTTACATATGGATAACAAATTAAGGATGTACAATGAATACATTACATTTATTTTTAGGCGCAGCTTTACTCAATATTTTTAATAATGCTTTTGCACAAAAATTAGAACTCATTAATAACTATGGTAAAGATGTAAGAGTTATTATCTATCATAATAACGGCGATAGCCCACAGGACTTTGATTTGCCAACTTATCAAAGTGCCCCTCTACCTATAGGTGTAGGAACTCTAGCAACTATAGACCATATTGATATTTCGACCTACACTAAAGCAAGATATGGTAATTTAGCTAATATAAGCAAATATACTATTCAGACGCTCGACCTTGCAGAAACTAAAAAGCTAGCCCAACAAAATCCAGGTCGTACTATTACGCTCTCTATTAGCGGCTCAGGGTGGCTAGGCGGCAGCTGGACAACTACTCCTTCATTGAGCACAAGTGCATCGAAGGGCACAGCAACAGAAACCACTAAGAAACCAAGCACCCCAATGAGCCCGTTAGCTACAACGTTAACACAAACTTTCCCTCTAGCAGTGGATCAAGCACAATCAGGAAACCCTGTATATGCTGCAGCTATATTTGGCCTAAAACCTGGGCAAACAATTGAAAAAAATGAATTAAGAAAAATATATTACGACCTTATAAGAAAATACCATCCAGATAAAAACCCCTTAGGCAGTGATTTAAGTAAAGTTATTACTACCGCTTATAGCGCTATCATCGAAAAAGGTTTAAATTTAGATGCGCTCTATCCCAGCAATGACTTCAACCAATTTATATCCAACACTAATCCCAGTGCTCGCAAAAGTTAAATAGATACAACATACCAAAGAGAGATCTCTTGGCCTTTCTTTGGTATGTTAGGTAAATTCTTACTCAATTATATTAAAAGCTTGCTATACAATTGTGCATGCACTTGAATGAGACAGTGATTGAGGGCCTTTTTCTAGTTTTTTCAATAAACTTTTTATAAAATCACTGTGCTTATCGCTTTTAGTGAGAGCTATTTCAAGAGGCGTTATACCGGCTTTATTTTTTTTACACAAAATATCAGCACTACCAGTAATACTTAAAATAAATTCTATAACTTTTTTACTCGTGCACTCAAAAGCTTTGTGTAGTAGCGTGTTGCCTAGTTTATCACAAGTAGTTAAACTAAAAGCTTGCTTTAAAAGCTGTTTTACAACAAAGGGATCATCTTGCATTACAGCAGTAAAAAGCTGTTGCAACTTTAAATTAAGAAACATGTCTACATTTTTATTAGCGCAAAAACCTTGTTTAAGGAGAGTAATAACTTGTTTTAAATCAGCATTACTTACAGCGTTATTAAGCACAGCTTGATTAGAAAATGCTTTTATAACACTTGGATGATTAATTAACTCTTCAGAAATAGGAGAACCACTAACAATCAAAAGCTCAACAATCCGTGAAAAATTATAGTGTACGGCTAAGGCGAGAGGTGTTTTTCCCTCGTTATCACAAAGAGCAACATCAGCGCCGTGGTCAAGTAATAATTTCACTAATTTAAACTGATTTTCTCCTGTTACCATAGTAGGAAGTAAACATAGATGGAGCGGTGTTCTACGGACTAATGTAGTTACATTAACTTTTGCACCATATTTAACAAGAGCTTTTGCGCCTGCTAGATTGAGAGCTCTACAAGTATAATGAAGCGGAGTAACACCATGCACACTAGCGGTATTAAGATTGCGAGTCTTTTTAATCAAAATCTTAAAAAGAGCGTGTGGCCCATTACTAAGAGCACAATCGTGAAGAGGTGTAAACCCTTTATCATCTTGTCTATCAGCTTGGGCACCATGCTCAAGCAAAAGCTTTGCCAACTCTGCATTATGGGCTCTTACTGCTCTATGAAGAGACGTAATTTTTCCTGCATGTTGAGTATTTGGATCACCACCATGCTCTAAAAGAAGAGCCGTTAGCTGTATATTACCCTTTTTAACCGCATAATATAAGGGCATTTTCTCTAACTTAT
This window of the Candidatus Dependentiae bacterium genome carries:
- a CDS encoding AAA family ATPase, with the protein product MIARQLTESLKEAAAQFPVVTVLGPRQSGKTTLVQSVFPNHRYISLEDLDRRNLANTDPRLFLQEYPTESGMILDEIQHAPTLLSYIQNL
- a CDS encoding toprim domain-containing protein codes for the protein MNLLQFYQTAVLPYLDKKLVFNDLNLVDKGDHYTADCPQCKKHEAFLYKNSEILSCNRKNSCGYFVSLTAYINDGRVPRGREFVQVVKKLCQIAGVEFIKPNYTEEVRVPLVQNSRQKLLQDFLALTKESLLSDEAALAREYLEQRGWTQEQLSEYEFGYYRGAEYIKEQLEQKGYLASDILNSGIYRSDWHERIVYPWRDLAGIIINFWARHIIGDTEGKKYLLMSSEKGGSKAVPFGWQWLTGNSIIIVEGFFDVLALKAHSITNALATASAGISQEQMQALVHRNPQSITLCYDNDEAGCKATEHDIDKLINTDMQLFVMPPHYLGGAKDPDEFCSIYGSGAFQELIALRIHALRYKAQCMVSRHKKEAQWTDAELVALIDEALAFIGTITNKARKADLDFLWQELAYETGRTLENLHEHSKNFIQKQEQQKRVQQLLQLAHQGSPEVIDAYILKEAEKLTRPVEFDPILQVPRLSKLLDEHESILLSYRGKEFIGLPQRSLPLLDDYLSGMRNLIVIAASPALHKTGLGIQNALDILIHNPEACLVYVTFEMTTQEVIYAMRCYLAGISLTTLLFGSDKQAKSGVYFTQEEQHQLEASAKLLKTLGERITILDLQTCPLITAEVILTQVGKLKAQTGAARSVIVIDSLEQWPLPSDLEFVVATDKQLNTWRMNQAKKLKQLQFNNPVIVLCQAPALVHIKNTQQELDTLAHLSSSDFLLILRPLSDIELADAWLTYKGYSLGLEYQEHTSRVQDYLNKRQCSIYVLQVVKANNGMACDDILVTFSSKTSKFEQLNWALQD
- a CDS encoding J domain-containing protein, translating into MNTLHLFLGAALLNIFNNAFAQKLELINNYGKDVRVIIYHNNGDSPQDFDLPTYQSAPLPIGVGTLATIDHIDISTYTKARYGNLANISKYTIQTLDLAETKKLAQQNPGRTITLSISGSGWLGGSWTTTPSLSTSASKGTATETTKKPSTPMSPLATTLTQTFPLAVDQAQSGNPVYAAAIFGLKPGQTIEKNELRKIYYDLIRKYHPDKNPLGSDLSKVITTAYSAIIEKGLNLDALYPSNDFNQFISNTNPSARKS
- a CDS encoding ankyrin repeat domain-containing protein; this encodes MKKQFIFYLKEASSPWFWCLNYIAKVSNSNRWLVFIVLLSFTRLTFCMQPLYEQLLKAIKTGDFLLVQDIIVNHKVDCTGKDIPHDKLEKMPLYYAVKKGNIQLTALLLEHGGDPNTQHAGKITSLHRAVRAHNAELAKLLLEHGAQADRQDDKGFTPLHDCALSNGPHALFKILIKKTRNLNTASVHGVTPLHYTCRALNLAGAKALVKYGAKVNVTTLVRRTPLHLCLLPTMVTGENQFKLVKLLLDHGADVALCDNEGKTPLALAVHYNFSRIVELLIVSGSPISEELINHPSVIKAFSNQAVLNNAVSNADLKQVITLLKQGFCANKNVDMFLNLKLQQLFTAVMQDDPFVVKQLLKQAFSLTTCDKLGNTLLHKAFECTSKKVIEFILSITGSADILCKKNKAGITPLEIALTKSDKHSDFIKSLLKKLEKGPQSLSHSSACTIV